The following proteins are encoded in a genomic region of Dyadobacter sp. UC 10:
- a CDS encoding glycoside hydrolase family 2 protein: MNNKFRTLLLIVACWISQNGFAQYHIKDPGAISLNGDWMFVLDPAELGLSNQWYKEGVAKSSRQDIVTVPHCFSTDPRYEFYTGTAWYRKSFPWKPTSGKRIILHFDAAYYKTYVWLNGQKVGEHEGGYTPFSFDVTSLLKEGGNELVVAVNNNTWKTNTIPGVKDNGDVNDSFVGWVNYGGLIRPVYLTIEPEVYAENIKIETTPDLSKNSASITARIRVKNASQNAAAPKVDISVFHDKKPLALKWKTKPTSIPAGLTALVEAEASIPASQVKLWYLDQPNLYELKANVGSDSIGSKFGIRKIEIRDAQILLNGKPLKVGGGNRVLDYPGLGSMEPDWLVEKDFRLMKEAGMEFQRLTHYTPAEYYYDLADKYGMLIITEVGNWQLTGKQMDNDSMRANFKSQFREMAERDWNHPSVIAYSVGNEYLSEEPAGQRWTKDMIAFAREVDPTRLYTFATMRLNALPAKPEDEASQYVDFVSTNTYGGHAKSLDHIHKLYPDKPVFISEWGTRSDGNGGEAYQAQHIRDVMAEIRKRPYVAGASWWTYNDYRSKLFGTNVNGFRPWGIVGPDRSPRRAYKVHQEEMSPLTVEKVSYRSGEQGTSALTIKVTARADFPARRLSGYYIKTSDTKVSIPELNPGESREVLVPVRGFEGKAHISIYKPTGFLATEAEFALE, from the coding sequence ATGAACAACAAATTTAGAACGCTGCTTCTGATCGTTGCTTGCTGGATCTCTCAAAACGGCTTCGCGCAGTATCATATTAAAGATCCCGGGGCGATATCGCTGAATGGGGACTGGATGTTTGTGCTCGACCCGGCCGAGCTTGGACTGTCGAATCAATGGTATAAAGAAGGCGTGGCCAAATCTTCGCGACAGGATATCGTAACCGTGCCACATTGCTTCTCGACGGATCCGCGCTATGAATTTTACACCGGAACAGCCTGGTACCGTAAATCGTTTCCATGGAAACCAACCTCCGGCAAGCGTATAATCCTTCATTTTGATGCAGCTTATTATAAGACTTATGTATGGCTGAACGGTCAAAAAGTCGGCGAGCATGAAGGTGGCTATACGCCATTTAGCTTTGATGTAACTTCTTTGTTGAAAGAAGGTGGGAACGAGCTGGTGGTTGCAGTCAACAATAATACGTGGAAAACGAACACCATCCCGGGGGTAAAGGATAATGGTGATGTCAATGATTCGTTTGTCGGCTGGGTGAATTATGGGGGACTGATCCGTCCGGTTTACCTGACGATCGAGCCGGAGGTTTATGCTGAAAATATCAAGATTGAAACAACACCCGATCTTTCTAAAAACTCTGCGAGCATTACTGCGAGGATTCGTGTGAAAAACGCTTCTCAAAATGCAGCTGCGCCAAAAGTAGATATCTCGGTCTTTCATGACAAAAAACCTCTCGCATTGAAATGGAAAACAAAACCGACCAGCATCCCGGCCGGCCTAACTGCCCTTGTTGAGGCAGAAGCCAGCATTCCAGCCTCGCAGGTAAAGCTTTGGTATCTCGACCAGCCAAATTTATACGAACTGAAAGCTAACGTGGGCTCCGACTCGATCGGCTCAAAGTTTGGCATCCGAAAAATCGAAATCCGCGACGCACAGATCCTCCTCAATGGCAAGCCGCTGAAAGTGGGAGGTGGCAACCGCGTACTGGATTATCCCGGCCTCGGTTCCATGGAGCCGGACTGGCTTGTAGAAAAAGATTTCCGCCTGATGAAAGAAGCCGGTATGGAATTCCAGCGCCTGACGCATTATACACCGGCCGAATATTATTATGACCTCGCAGATAAATACGGTATGCTGATCATCACCGAAGTGGGTAACTGGCAGCTTACCGGCAAGCAAATGGACAATGATTCCATGCGCGCCAATTTCAAATCTCAGTTCCGGGAAATGGCTGAGCGCGACTGGAACCACCCGAGTGTGATCGCTTACAGCGTTGGCAATGAATATCTGTCCGAAGAACCCGCTGGTCAGCGCTGGACGAAGGACATGATTGCATTCGCCAGGGAGGTTGACCCTACGCGGCTATATACTTTCGCTACGATGAGGCTCAATGCATTGCCAGCGAAACCGGAGGACGAAGCAAGTCAGTATGTCGATTTTGTATCGACCAACACCTATGGCGGGCATGCCAAATCACTCGATCATATTCACAAACTATATCCTGATAAGCCTGTATTTATCAGCGAATGGGGTACGCGCTCGGACGGAAACGGAGGCGAGGCATATCAGGCGCAGCATATCAGGGACGTAATGGCCGAAATCCGCAAAAGACCTTACGTAGCCGGAGCTTCGTGGTGGACTTACAATGATTATCGCAGCAAATTATTCGGCACCAATGTAAATGGCTTTCGCCCGTGGGGAATCGTAGGTCCGGACCGTTCTCCACGCCGCGCCTACAAGGTTCATCAGGAGGAAATGTCGCCGTTAACGGTTGAAAAGGTCAGCTACCGGTCAGGAGAGCAAGGCACTAGCGCCTTGACTATTAAAGTTACAGCACGGGCTGATTTCCCTGCGCGCAGGCTATCCGGGTACTACATCAAAACTTCGGACACAAAGGTGAGTATACCCGAACTAAACCCCGGCGAGAGCAGGGAAGTACTTGTTCCGGTCCGGGGCTTTGAAGGGAAAGCGCATATTTCGATCTATAAACCAACGGGTTTCCTTGCGACGGAAGCTGAATTTGCATTGGAATAA